From the Solanum lycopersicum chromosome 10, SLM_r2.1 genome, one window contains:
- the LOC112940080 gene encoding uncharacterized protein, whose product MSNLSKLEFVALDISGKNYLSWVLDAEIHLAAKGLDVSITQGNEASSQDKAKAMIFLRHHLDEGLNIEYLTVKDPLELWTDLKGRYDHLKATVLPRARYEWMHLWFQDFKTVIEYNSVVFRITSQLKLCGETIKDEDMLEKTLTTLHASNVILQQQYREKGFQKYSELISCFLVVEQHNALLMKNHEARPTGVAPLPKANVVEARGQSEVKRDDHRGYNNARRRGKDKGRYTNHQGGGHNKRENNMSSQNNPSKRKKSGASSSNARAESHMTLKEDDKPGTSQKYDKDVEANLALMMFLMALVTLLIWKLMTSLEIETDV is encoded by the exons atgtCGAATTTATCCAAACTTGAGTTTGTGGCATTAGATATTTCTGGAAAGAATTATCTTTCATGGGTACTCGATGCTGAGATTCACTTGGCTGCTAAAGGTCTTGATGTCTCTATTACTCAGGGAAATGAAGCATCGAGTCAAGATAAGGCGAAGGCTATGATTTTCCTTCGTCATCATCTTGATGAGGGCCTGAATATTGAATATCTGACGGTGAAAGATCCACTTGAATTGTGGACTGATTTAAAGGGGAGATATGACCACCTAAAGGCAACAGTGTTGCCAAGAGCTCGTTATGAGTGGATGCACTTATGGTTTCAAGATTTTAAGACCGTAATTGAATACAACTCTGTTGTATTCAGGATAACCTCCCAGTTGAAATTATGTGGGGAgactataaaagatgaggacatgTTGGAAAAGACACTTACTACTTTACATGCCTCAAATGTGATATTGCAGCAACAATATCGTGAAAAGGGTTTTCAGAAATATTCTGAACTAATCTCATGTTTTTTGGTGGTTGAGCAACATAATgctcttttaatgaaaaatcatgaagctCGTCCCACTGGAGTTGCTCCATTACCGAAGGCAAATGTGGTGGAAGCACGTGGTCAATCTGAAGTAAAAAGAGATGATCATCGGGGATATAATAATGCACGGAGACGTGGCAAAGATAAAGGACGATACACTAATCATCAAGGTGGTGGTCATAATAAAAGGGAGAACAACATGAGTTCTCAAAATAACCCCTCAAAAA gaaaaaaaagtggTGCTTCCTCTTCCAATGCTCGAGCTGAGTCACATATGACTCTTAAAGAAGATGATAAGCCGGGAACATCTCAGAAATATGATAAGGATGTTGAAGCAAATTTGGCTTTGATGATGTTTTTGATGGCCTTGGTGACATTACTCATATGGAAGCTGATGACTTCTTTGGAGATCGAAACTGatgtttga
- the LOC138338916 gene encoding secreted RxLR effector protein 161-like: MVVRSLGINTDPFLSQENDEELLGDETPYLSAIGALMYLANNTRPDICFAVCLLARFSSSPTKRHWNDVKHILRYLRWTMDMCLFYSNESKSELIGYADSGYLSDPHKARSQTGYLFTCGDTTISWRSIKQTLVATSSNHVEIIAIHVASREYILLRSMTHHIQEMCDFSLKKNIPTTMYEDNAACIAQLKG, translated from the coding sequence ATGGTGGTAAGATCGCTTGGCATCAATACAGATCCATTTCTATCTCAAGAGAATGATGAAgagcttcttggtgatgaaactccttaTCTTAGTGCGATCGGGGCACTAATGTACCTTGCTAACAATACTCGACCAGATATCTGTTTTGCAGTATgtctactggcaagattcagttcctccccaacaaaaagacattggaATGATGTTAAACACATACTTCGATATCTTCGATGGACCATGGACATGTGTTTATTCTATTCCAATGAATCCAAATCAGAACTGATTGGCTACGCAGATTCAGGGTATTTATCAGATCCGCATAAAGCTCGATCACAAACAGGCTATTTGTTTACATGTGGAGACACAACAATATCTTGGCGATCAATAAAGCAAACGTTGGTAgccacttcttcaaatcatgtaGAAATAATAGCCATCCATGTAGCAAGTCGAGAGTACATCTTGTTGAGATCAATGACCCATCATATTCAGGaaatgtgtgatttttctttgaaaaagaatataccaaccacaatgtacgaagataatGCTGCATGTATAGCTCAATTGAAAGGATGA
- the LOC101260184 gene encoding uncharacterized protein: protein MGSACCVAARDRAVLDGSSCENFQRNVRQSPTWSFRWDNRGRVAGEETPVNWSSDGIGGNDGIEFKSGTVGTVYASEEGSPLDSFRSLAWQKSPVSERNNRNFSLPLLDPLAERNSTEVKDFAGSTALSFRSPIKLSPSAPSVSSLSASPLSSRGQLPPASFTPCLPHHSSAHQLGQQVSDGRVPGLKSPTFSISEESSSFVLLPGWSNDSTRGSHGGSSDGWSAPGFADLANPRRDRWSFDSESFGFHRERATSRGSGSSSFDLQTCGICAKLLNELAVAVLVCGHVFHAECLENMTSEINRYDPACPVCTFGEKQALKIYEKAKAKIELKARKRLRNRIVDSDISGNVDLLERQKSSAHEGGCPRMSSSSSMKSPSKRPFLRHYFSFGSKGSRSYSEGPSTRRRGFSWTRSNKK, encoded by the exons ATGGGTTCCGCTTGCTGTGTTGCTGCCAGAGATAGAGCTGTTCTAGATGGATCAAGCTGTGAAAATTTTCAGAGAAATGTCCGCCAGTCTCCTACGTGGAGCTTTCGGTGGGATAATCGGGGACGAGTGGCTGGGGAGGAGACGCCAGTAAATTGGTCTTCTGATGGAATTGGTGGCAATGATGGAATAGAATTTAAATCTGGAACTGTAGGAACAGTCTATGCATCTGAAGAGGGTAGTCCATTGGATAGTTTCAGATCACTTGCATGGCAGAAGTCACCAGTTTCTGAAAGAAATAATCGAAACTTTTCACTTCCTTTATTGG ATCCCTTGGCTGAGAGGAATTCGACCGAG GTTAAAGACTTCGCTGGTTCAACAGCACTTTCATTCCGCTCTCCTATAAAGCTATCTCCATCCGCTCCCTCAGTTTCATCTTTATCTGCATCTCCTTTATCATCACGTGGCCAGCTGCCTCCTGCTAGCTTTACTCCATGTTTGCCTCACCATTCTTCAGCGCACCAACTTGGACAGCAAGTTTCTGATGGCCGTGTACCAGGGCTGAAGTCACCTACATTTTCAATTTCCGAAGAATCATCTTCCTTTGTGCTCCTCCCTGGTTGGAGTAATGATTCAACTAGGGGCTCTCATGGTGGATCATCAGATGGTTGGTCAGCTCCTGGCTTTGCTGACCTGGCAAATCCTCGTCGAGATAGGTGGTCATTTGATAGTGAATCCTTTGGTTTCCATCGTGAAAGGGCCACTAGCCGAGGTTCTGGGTCATCTTCATTCGATCTCCAAACGTGTGGCATATGTGCAAAGCTATTGAATGAACTTGCTGTTGCTGTTCTAGTTTGCGGCCATGTTTTCCATGCTGAGTGCTTGGAGAATATGACATCTGAAATCAATAGGTATGACCCAGCTTGCCCTGTGTGTACTTTTGGGGAGAAGCAGGCCTTGAAGATATATGAAAAGGCAAAAGCTAAGATAGAATTGAAAGCTAGAAAGAGACTTCGAAACAGGATTGTTGACAGTGATATTAGTGGGAATGTTGATCTGTTAGAGCGTCAGAAAAGTAGTGCTCATGAAGGAGGGTGTCCCAGGATGAGCTCCAGTTCCAGTATGAAGAGCCCTTCAAAGAGGCCCTTCCTACGACATTATTTCTCCTTCGGTTCAAAGGGATCAAGATCCTACTCCGAGGGTCCTTCAACTCGGAGGAGAGGGTTCTCCTGGACAAGATCTAACAAGAAGTAG
- the LOC101259892 gene encoding 26S proteasome regulatory subunit 10B homolog A-like isoform X1, which produces MTSESENVLRRRTAYDEFRKKQLEQKELDAQLWAVKENLRAAKKEYGKTEDDLKLLQSVGQIIGEVLRPLDDKRMIVKVGCGSRYVVGCCSKMDKENLTSGTRVVLDMSTLTIMRALPHEVHPMVHNMLHEDPGNISYSAVGGLSDQIRELRESIELPLMNPELFLRVGIKPPKGVLLYGPPGTGKTLLARAIARNVDANFLKIVSSAIIDKYIGESARLIREMFNYARDHQPCIIFMDEIDAIGGRRFSEGTSADREIQRTLMELLNQLDGFDHIGKVKVIMATNRPDVLDPALLRPGRLDRKIEIPLPNELSRIEILKIHAAGIAKHGDIDYEAVVKLAEGFNGADLRNVCTEAGISAVRAERDYVIHVDFMKAVRKLNEAKKLESSVHYAADIGKE; this is translated from the exons TGAAAGAAAATTTGCGTGCAGCCAAAAAGGAATATGGTAAAACAGAAGATGATTTGAAGTTGCTTCAGAGCGTTGGGCAGATCATAGGCGAAGTGCTCCGGCCTCTAGATGACAAACGCA TGATAGTTAAAGTCGGTTGCGGTTCAAGGTATGTGGTTGGCTGTTGCAGTAAAATGGATAAGGAAAATCTAACTTCTGGCACTAGAGTGGTTCTCGATATGTCGACTCTTACAATCATGAGGGCTCTCCCACATGAA GTTCATCCTATGGTGCATAATATGCTTCATGAAGATCCTGGCAATATAAGCTACTCTGCTGTGGGTGGACTGTCAGATCAGATCAGAGAGCTGAGAGAATCAATAGAACTACCTCTGATGAACCCTGAACTTTTCCTCCGTGTTGGAATTAAGCCTCCAAAG GGTGTTCTTCTCTATGGGCCTCCTGGGACTGGCAAGACCTTGTTAGCCAGGGCAATTGCCCGCAACGTTGATGCCAATTTCTTAAAG ATAGTATCAAGTGCCATTATTGATAAATACATAGGTGAGAGTGCGAGATTGATACGGGAAATGTTTAACTATGCTCGTGATCACCAA CCTTGCATCATTTTCATGGATGAGATTGATGCAATTGGTGGACGTCGATTTAGCGAGGGAACAAGTGCAGATCGTGAAATTCAGAGAACGCTCATGGAGTTGCTTAATCAGTTGGATGGATTTGACCATATTGGAAAG GTAAAAGTGATTATGGCAACAAACAGGCCAGATGTTTTGGACCCAGCTCTTCTTCGCCCTGGTCGTTTAgatagaaaaatagaaataccGTTGCCTAATGAACTATCAAGAATTGAGATCCTCAAGATTCATGCTGCTGGAATTGCCAAACATGGTGACATTGATTATGAAGCTGTTGTTAAGCTTGCTGAG GGTTTTAATGGAGCTGATCTTCGAAATGTGTGCACTGAAGCTGGTATATCAGCAGTACGTGCAGAGCGTGATTATGTCATCCATGTGGATTTCATGAAG GCTGTAAGGAAACTGAATGAAGCGAAGAAACTTGAATCAAGTGTGCACTATGCTGCCGATATTGGCAAGGAGTGA
- the LOC101259892 gene encoding 26S proteasome regulatory subunit 10B homolog A-like isoform X2, with protein sequence MTSESENVLRRRTAYDEFRKKQLEQKELDAQLWAAKKEYGKTEDDLKLLQSVGQIIGEVLRPLDDKRMIVKVGCGSRYVVGCCSKMDKENLTSGTRVVLDMSTLTIMRALPHEVHPMVHNMLHEDPGNISYSAVGGLSDQIRELRESIELPLMNPELFLRVGIKPPKGVLLYGPPGTGKTLLARAIARNVDANFLKIVSSAIIDKYIGESARLIREMFNYARDHQPCIIFMDEIDAIGGRRFSEGTSADREIQRTLMELLNQLDGFDHIGKVKVIMATNRPDVLDPALLRPGRLDRKIEIPLPNELSRIEILKIHAAGIAKHGDIDYEAVVKLAEGFNGADLRNVCTEAGISAVRAERDYVIHVDFMKAVRKLNEAKKLESSVHYAADIGKE encoded by the exons CCAAAAAGGAATATGGTAAAACAGAAGATGATTTGAAGTTGCTTCAGAGCGTTGGGCAGATCATAGGCGAAGTGCTCCGGCCTCTAGATGACAAACGCA TGATAGTTAAAGTCGGTTGCGGTTCAAGGTATGTGGTTGGCTGTTGCAGTAAAATGGATAAGGAAAATCTAACTTCTGGCACTAGAGTGGTTCTCGATATGTCGACTCTTACAATCATGAGGGCTCTCCCACATGAA GTTCATCCTATGGTGCATAATATGCTTCATGAAGATCCTGGCAATATAAGCTACTCTGCTGTGGGTGGACTGTCAGATCAGATCAGAGAGCTGAGAGAATCAATAGAACTACCTCTGATGAACCCTGAACTTTTCCTCCGTGTTGGAATTAAGCCTCCAAAG GGTGTTCTTCTCTATGGGCCTCCTGGGACTGGCAAGACCTTGTTAGCCAGGGCAATTGCCCGCAACGTTGATGCCAATTTCTTAAAG ATAGTATCAAGTGCCATTATTGATAAATACATAGGTGAGAGTGCGAGATTGATACGGGAAATGTTTAACTATGCTCGTGATCACCAA CCTTGCATCATTTTCATGGATGAGATTGATGCAATTGGTGGACGTCGATTTAGCGAGGGAACAAGTGCAGATCGTGAAATTCAGAGAACGCTCATGGAGTTGCTTAATCAGTTGGATGGATTTGACCATATTGGAAAG GTAAAAGTGATTATGGCAACAAACAGGCCAGATGTTTTGGACCCAGCTCTTCTTCGCCCTGGTCGTTTAgatagaaaaatagaaataccGTTGCCTAATGAACTATCAAGAATTGAGATCCTCAAGATTCATGCTGCTGGAATTGCCAAACATGGTGACATTGATTATGAAGCTGTTGTTAAGCTTGCTGAG GGTTTTAATGGAGCTGATCTTCGAAATGTGTGCACTGAAGCTGGTATATCAGCAGTACGTGCAGAGCGTGATTATGTCATCCATGTGGATTTCATGAAG GCTGTAAGGAAACTGAATGAAGCGAAGAAACTTGAATCAAGTGTGCACTATGCTGCCGATATTGGCAAGGAGTGA
- the LOC101259892 gene encoding 26S proteasome regulatory subunit 10B homolog A-like isoform X3, whose protein sequence is MTSESENVLRRRTAYDEFRKKQLEQKELDAQLWAVIVKVGCGSRYVVGCCSKMDKENLTSGTRVVLDMSTLTIMRALPHEVHPMVHNMLHEDPGNISYSAVGGLSDQIRELRESIELPLMNPELFLRVGIKPPKGVLLYGPPGTGKTLLARAIARNVDANFLKIVSSAIIDKYIGESARLIREMFNYARDHQPCIIFMDEIDAIGGRRFSEGTSADREIQRTLMELLNQLDGFDHIGKVKVIMATNRPDVLDPALLRPGRLDRKIEIPLPNELSRIEILKIHAAGIAKHGDIDYEAVVKLAEGFNGADLRNVCTEAGISAVRAERDYVIHVDFMKAVRKLNEAKKLESSVHYAADIGKE, encoded by the exons TGATAGTTAAAGTCGGTTGCGGTTCAAGGTATGTGGTTGGCTGTTGCAGTAAAATGGATAAGGAAAATCTAACTTCTGGCACTAGAGTGGTTCTCGATATGTCGACTCTTACAATCATGAGGGCTCTCCCACATGAA GTTCATCCTATGGTGCATAATATGCTTCATGAAGATCCTGGCAATATAAGCTACTCTGCTGTGGGTGGACTGTCAGATCAGATCAGAGAGCTGAGAGAATCAATAGAACTACCTCTGATGAACCCTGAACTTTTCCTCCGTGTTGGAATTAAGCCTCCAAAG GGTGTTCTTCTCTATGGGCCTCCTGGGACTGGCAAGACCTTGTTAGCCAGGGCAATTGCCCGCAACGTTGATGCCAATTTCTTAAAG ATAGTATCAAGTGCCATTATTGATAAATACATAGGTGAGAGTGCGAGATTGATACGGGAAATGTTTAACTATGCTCGTGATCACCAA CCTTGCATCATTTTCATGGATGAGATTGATGCAATTGGTGGACGTCGATTTAGCGAGGGAACAAGTGCAGATCGTGAAATTCAGAGAACGCTCATGGAGTTGCTTAATCAGTTGGATGGATTTGACCATATTGGAAAG GTAAAAGTGATTATGGCAACAAACAGGCCAGATGTTTTGGACCCAGCTCTTCTTCGCCCTGGTCGTTTAgatagaaaaatagaaataccGTTGCCTAATGAACTATCAAGAATTGAGATCCTCAAGATTCATGCTGCTGGAATTGCCAAACATGGTGACATTGATTATGAAGCTGTTGTTAAGCTTGCTGAG GGTTTTAATGGAGCTGATCTTCGAAATGTGTGCACTGAAGCTGGTATATCAGCAGTACGTGCAGAGCGTGATTATGTCATCCATGTGGATTTCATGAAG GCTGTAAGGAAACTGAATGAAGCGAAGAAACTTGAATCAAGTGTGCACTATGCTGCCGATATTGGCAAGGAGTGA